A window of Plasmodium malariae genome assembly, chromosome: 5 contains these coding sequences:
- the PmUG01_05019800 gene encoding alpha/beta hydrolase, putative, giving the protein MIKINEQEKKNTFMLFPSDENGKDLENKNITSLLNEITTTEKEDHHDKKKKKEKKLKEKDVNFSEKIEIIERENHEEEKLEVCDSKKKVRRKYLTALKCIISSRDDGKSYPVCSCNDEIGPLDHSCSNENNTIISSTISINERMCSRDEGGRKSEKSRRKEKWSLKHRIIQRYKKKSSCFNDDQDDAHENEKEKYHTKERKEGEQLEGEERTNEEEKFITYKVPRYLRKKNIKCPFVYRKVFYGKYGIVNYDLKGRSKGTLVITFHGLNGTNLTFLEIQKMLIKYKFQVLNFDLYGHGLSACPKYNHRKRTYGIDFFLSQTEELLNHLKLLHKDFYLIGFSMGCVIATSFAKKYIKQVKKIILISPVGVLEKKPFVLKILKMFPFLINISSFFMLPCFIKKKRFKNRGSKYNNFKNSTLKNNDSKNNDITNSDSSDYLYNRIMWQVFVKKNITHSILGCINNLKMWSAHDIFKEVGLNHLPVLILCGEKDNICNVHVFKNTSKFFNNCHLIIFKNASHLVLVEKMQEINSCVLTFFRFPNNADLKSFHHMFPVDKVGNSVLYEKANLF; this is encoded by the coding sequence atgataaaaataaatgagcaagaaaaaaagaatacttTTATGCTTTTTCCAAGTGACGAAAATGGTAAAGACTTGGAGAATAAGAACATCACCTCCTTACTAAACGAAATAACAACAACTGAAAAGGAGGATCATCATGataagaagaagaagaaagaaaaaaaattaaaagaaaaggatGTAAATTTTTcggaaaaaattgaaataatagaaagagaaaatcatgaagaagaaaaattggAAGTGTGTGATAGTAAAAAGAAGGTGCgtagaaaatatttaactGCTTTAAAATGCATAATTAGCTCAAGGGATGATGGAAAAAGTTATCCAGTTTGTTCTTGTAATGATGAAATCGGTCCCTTGGATCATTCATGTAGCAATGAAAACAATACCATCATATCATCAACAATAAGCATAAATGAAAGGATGTGTAGCAGAGATGAAGGAGGAAGAAAGAGTGAAAAAAGTaggagaaaagaaaaatggagTTTAAAGCATAGAATAATACAAaggtacaaaaaaaaaagtagttgTTTTAATGATGATCAAGATGATGCTcatgaaaatgaaaaggagAAATATCACACAAAGGAAAGGAAGGAAGGTGAACAACTAGAAGGTGAAGAAAGAACAAATGAGGAAGAAAAATTCATTACGTATAAAGTTCCAAGATATTTgaggaagaaaaatattaaatgccCTTTTGTATATAGAAAAGTTTTTTATGGGAAATATGGAATAGTAAATTATGACTTAAAGGGAAGAAGTAAAGGAACATTGGTTATAACATTTCATGGATTAAATGGAAcaaatttaacatttttggaaatacaaaaaatgttaataaaatacaaatttcaAGTACTTAACTTTGATTTATATGGACATGGATTATCAGCTTGTCCGAAATATAATCATAGAAAAAGAACATATGGtatagatttttttttatcacaaACAGAAGAATTGTTAAATCATTTAAAACTGTTACATAAAGATTTTTACTTGATAGGTTTTTCAATGGGTTGTGTTATTGCTACAAGTTTTGCAAAAAAGTATATCAAACAagtaaagaaaattattttaatttctccTGTTGGggttttagaaaaaaaaccgtttgtattgaaaatattaaaaatgttccCCTTcctaattaatatttcttcttttttcatgttaccgtgttttataaaaaagaagagattCAAAAACAGAGGttctaaatataataattttaaaaacagtaccttgaaaaataatgattcaaaaaataatgatataacaAATAGTGATTCTTCAgactatttatataataggaTAATGTGGCAAGTATttgtaaagaaaaatattacgcATTCTATACTAGGATGTattaacaatttaaaaatgtggAGTGCTCATGACATTTTTAAGGAGGTTGGTCTTAATCATTTACCagttttaatattatgtGGTGAGAAGGATAATATTTGTAATGttcatgtttttaaaaatacgtccaaattttttaataattgtcatctaattatatttaaaaatgcttCTCATCTAGTTCTAGTAGAAAAAATGCAAGAGATTAATTCATGTGTACTCACTTTTTTTCGCTTTCCAAATAATGCTGATTTAAAGTCTTTTCATCATATGTTCCCCGTTGATAAAGTAGGTAATTCAGTTCTTTACGAAAAGGCCAACCTTTTTTGA